One window of Medicago truncatula cultivar Jemalong A17 chromosome 2, MtrunA17r5.0-ANR, whole genome shotgun sequence genomic DNA carries:
- the LOC25486323 gene encoding F-box protein CPR1 → MKGKKEERRKTLNPAMAGDVLPMEIISEIFSRLHPQSLLRFRSTSESLKSIIDSHNFTNLHLRNSDNFNLILRHNTNLYQLHFPNLTTAAIPLNHPLFYTNRIALFGSCNGLLCISSNNEIAFWNPNTRKHRIIPHLLIPFPQSDINIHFALTIHGFGFDPFSSDYKLIRISWFVDLHNRTFDSYVRLFTSKTNSWKVLPNIEYALCHVNTMGVFVENSSSLHWKMTRRYDKFQPLLIVAFNLTLEVFNEVPFPHEIGGGEEVTNSASFEIDVAVLGGCLCLTVNHHTKIDIWVMKEYGCRDSWCKLFTLMESCFVLPLKSLSPLGYSSDGKKVLLDLNHKKLVWYDLKSEQFSYVDGIPKFDEAMICVGSLVPPSFPVDNSRKKGNHSSKTKRRDDFLSKGFKLTL, encoded by the exons ATGAAAGgaaagaaggaagaaagaagaaaaaccctaaaccctgcAATGGCGGGTGATGTTCTCCCAATGGAAATTATCTCCGAAATCTTCTCCCGCTTACATCCACAATCACTTCTCCGATTCCGCTCAACTTCAGAATCGCTTAAATCCATAATTGATTCTCACAACTTCACCAATCTTCACCTCAGAAACTCTGACAACTTCAACCTCATCCTCCGTCACAACACCAATCTCTATCAACTCCATTTCCCTAACCTAACCACCGCCGCCATCCCACTCAACCACCCTCTGTTTTACACCAACCGCATCGCACTTTTCGGTTCATGTAACGGCCTCCTCTGCATTTCCTCCAACAACGAAATCGCTTTCTGGAACCCTAACACCCGTAAACATCGGATTATCCCTCATCTCCTTATCCCTTTTCCTCAATCTGATATCAACATCCACTTCGCCTTAACCATTCACGGATTCGGCTTTGATCCTTTTTCATCCGATTACAAACTCATCAGAATCTCTTGGTTTGTTGATCTACACAACCGTACTTTTGATTCATATGTCAGACTCTTCACCTCGAAGACGAACTCGTGGAAAGTACTTCCTAATATAGAGTATGCTCTTTGCCATGTAAATACCATGGGAGTTTTTGTTGAGAATTCTAGTTCTCTTCATTGGAAAATGACAAGGAGATATGATAAGTTTCAACCTTTGTTAATTGTCGCATTTAACCTAACACTCGAGGTTTTCAATGAGGTTCCTTTTCCTCATGAAATAGGAGGAGGTGAAGAGGTTACTAATAGTGCAAGTTTTGAAATTGATGTTGCTGTTTTGGGAGGGTGTCTTTGTTTGACTGTGAATCATCATACTAAGATTGATATTTGGGTGATGAAAGAATATGGATGTAGAGATAGTTGGTGTAAACTTTTCACATTGATGGAATCGTGTTTCGTTTTACCTTTGAAATCTTTGAGCCCTTTGGGTTATTCGAGTGATGGTAAAAAGGTTTTGTTGGATCTTAATCACAAGAAGCTggtttggtatgatttgaagaGTGAACAATTTAGTTATGTTGACGGAATTCCTAAATTCGATGAAGCTATGATTTGTGTTGGAAGTCTTGTACCACCCTCCTTCCCTGTTGATAATTCTAGGAAGAAGGGGAATCATTCAAGCAAGACCAAGAGAAG ggatgacTTCTTGTCAAAAGGATTTAAATTGACATTGTAA
- the LOC25486324 gene encoding receptor-like protein 9DC3 encodes MKNVAELVYMRNNIGLLGLFNRANPVSIRSIAPYYDSVIVASKGNKMTWVKIPNILVIIDLSRNKFEGEIPNVIDELQALIGLNLSHNRLIGPIPKSMGNLTNLEWLDLSSNMLTDWEKYLEENSSETFSNDSYVGNLELCEFPLSKKCGPEQRSPPSPNNSFSSEEKFGFGWKPVAIGYGCGFVIGIGLGYCMFLIGKPRWLVMIFGGQPKRRVKRRTRVSRNHGATMNQNQMS; translated from the exons ATGAAGAATGTTGCTGAATTGGTATACATGAGGAATAATATAGGGCTGCTAGGTCTTTTCAATAGGGCCAACCCAGTCTCCATCCGATCAATTGCACCCTACTATGATTCTGTGATTGTGGCGTCAAAAGGGAACAAAATGACATGGGTTAAAATTCCAAACATCTTAGTGATTATTGATTTGTCAAGAAACAAATTTGAAGGAGAGATTCCAAATGTTATTGATGAGCTTCAAGCACTTATAGGGCTTAACCTTTCCCATAACAGACTCATTGGTCCTATTCCCAAATCCATGGGAAACTTGACAAACTTGGAATGGCTGGATCTCTCATCAAATATGCTCACTGAT TGGGAGAAATACCTCGAGGAAAACAGTTCCGAGACATTTTCAAATGATTCATATGTAGGAAACTTGGAGTTATGTGAATTTCCCTTGTCAAAGAAGTGCGGACCTGAACAACGTTCTCCACCTTCACCCAACAACAGCTTTTCGAGTGAAGAgaaatttggatttggatggaAACCAGTGGCAATTGGATATGGATGTGGATTTGTGATTGGAATAGGCCTCGGATATTGTATGTTTTTAATTGGAAAGCCTAGATGGCTTGTGATGATATTTGGTGGTCAGCCTAAAAGAAGAGTGAAAAGGAGAACAAGAGTGAGTAGGAACCATGGTGCAACCATGAATCAGAATCAAATGTCTTAG